DNA sequence from the Nitrospirota bacterium genome:
ATAACATCGCACTCTACCCCGTAAGCACCGGGAACAACTGGGGATATGGTGCAGCGCGGCCGGTGACGAACGGAAACATCATCCTGGACCTGGTACGGATGGACAGGATTATCGAGGTGAATACCGAGCTCGCCTATGCGGTCATCGAGCCGGGCGTTACCCAGGCGAAGCTTCATCGGTACCTGGAGGAGAATAAGATACCGCTCATGATCGATCCCACCGGCGCGGGGCCGAGCTGCAGCATACTCGGCAACACCCTCGAGCGGGGCTACGGCATTACTCCCTATGGCGACCATTTCATGTGCCAATGCGGGATGGAGGTCGTCCTCGCCAGCGGCAAGGTCCTGAATACGGGGTTCGGCCACTACGAAAACGCAAAGACGACCTACCTCTTCAAGTGGGGCACCGGACCCTATCTCGATGGCATCTTTACCCAGTCCAACTTCGGGATCGTCACGAAGATCGGCGTCTGGCTCATGCCGAAGCCCGAGCATGTCGAGGCCTGCTACTTCGCTATCAATGACGATCAAATGCTCGGCGGCCTCATCGACGGGGTACGCACCCTGCTCTTACAGGGCATCGTCAGAGGACCCCTCAATCTGCTGCACCGGAACAGGGCACTCACCCTGCTCATGCATTATCCGTGGGAAGAGATGAAGGGTATGACCCCCCTGTCGGAAGAGGTCGCGAGCCGGCTGGCGAAGAAGAACCGCGTCGGCGTCTGGAACGGCGTCGGGGCTCTGTACGGAACCAGGAAGCAGGTGCAGTCCGCGAAGAGTGCAGTGAAGGAGGTGCTTGCAGGAAAGGTTTCGGAACTGCACTTTGTTTCGGCAGCCACGATCTCGCTCCTCGAGCGGTTCCAGCGCCCTATCGGCATGGTGCTCGGGGTCGATATGTCGAAGACGGTGGGTGCTGTCAAGGCATCCTTCGGCATCCTGAACGGCATTCCGAACGAGGTGGCGCTCTCCACGCCGTACTGGAGAGCGCGCAGGAGCAAACCTGAGCACACCATCAATCCTGCAAGGGACAACTGCGGAGTCATCTGGCTGTCTCCGGTCATCCCGATGACGCACCGGCATGTTGCGGAGTTCAGAGAGCTCGTGGAGCCTATCTTTCACAAGTACCGCTTCGACTGCTGCCTGACCCTCACCCCCGTTAATCCGCGCTGCTTCGACTGCACGGCTCCCATACTCTATGACAGGAACGATCCCGATGACAGGTCCAGGGCCGATGCATGCTACCATGAGCTGCTCGGCATCTGCATGGAAAACGGCTATATTCCCTATCGCTTCGGCATTCAATCGATGGCTGAACTTACGGGAAGAAACGACGTATTCTGGGGCACTGTGGATGCCCTGAAAAAGGCGCTCGACCCGCAGGGCATCCTGGCGCCGGGCCGCTACTCGAGGGCATAAGCTGTTATGAGGGCGGGTAAACGATCGTCTAAGGTTCTGCCGAGAGAGGCGTGATCGTCCTTCTAATCCTGCGGGCAGCGAGCTCAGCCAGGGGAATCAGAAAGCGCCGCCCCAGCAGCCCGACCGAAAGCCACATGGTGGCAAACCAGTAGGGGATGCCGAGGAAGTCGGGATCGGGATATTCCCAGAGCCCTGCCGAGACGCCGAACAGCTCGACAACAAGCCCCAGCACGAGGGCCGAGAGCGCATAAACGAGATCGTACCGCTCGTGGAACATCAGGAAAAGAACTGCTGTCGAGACGAGCGTCGCTCCCCAAAGCATATCCGAACTGCCGGAAAAAACCGAAAAACAGAAGCCTGTCAGAAAAAGGCCGAAGAAGGCATTCCACTGCAGACGCACCGTGACGGCCGGCTCGCCGATAAACCGCTTCAATGCAAGATAGTAAACCCCCCAGAGGAAGGGTTCATAGTAGGGCATCAGCAGAACATCCTTATGAGTAAAAGCGAATCCCCCTGTTTTGAGCACCGCGTAATTCTGTCCGAGGAAGAAGAGGGAGGCGATAGAGAAGATGAGCGCGTCATCGAGGCCCCAGGGGCGGAAGAGTACTATCCAGAAAGGGATGAGTACCGCCGCTGCCAAAAGCGTATTTTCTACGAGATAAACAATACCGAGCGTCGCGAGCATGCCGAAGACGACATTCACCCTTCTGAGCCCCGGTGCCGAATGGACCAACCCCATGGCATCTAGCATAAAACAAAGAGGGCCGGTTCGTCACCAGCCCTCTTCGCGTTCTGCTGAGAACAAGAAGTGTGGTTATCTCTTCCTGTTCCTGTAGCCCAGTCCTGCGAGACCGAGAAGTCCTGCGCCGAGGAGCACGATCGTGCCGGGCTCGGGAACGGCATACGCCGTCACCGGATCGTCACTGTTCGTGGTCCATCCTTCGGCAGGGAAGCCGAGGCGCGGGAAGCTGCTGTTGGAGAACAGATCTGCTAATCCGCTCAAGAGCCAATCGCTATCGAACGTAGAGGCGAAATCGCCCGACCCCGGGATGATGCTCCAGTACGCTTTCCCGTCACCGGTGAACGGATTCGTTGAAGAAAACGTTCCGCTCAGCGTAGTTGTCGAATCGCCCTGGTTAAACAGGATGCCGGGTACGGCAAGGGCGCTGAAGAAGGAGCTCCCCACCGTCGTGTTCGTGAACTTCGGCAGGCCGTCGACACCGATGGATAAGTTGTTCATCGGATTGTTGTCATTGTCGGGGTCTGCACTGAACGTCTGTGAGGAACTATAGTACATATCGAGCCTGCCCCCGGTCGCGTCAATCTGCAATGCCGGAAGAGCACCGACATTTTTCCATACATCGAACCCGTAAAATATGCCGGTTATCTGCCCGCCGTCATTTTCAGACCAGATCTGTCCGTTCAGACCCTGTACAGAAGTGACCTTGAGGATACCGTAGTTGTCGCCCATGTACACTGACTGATTTCCGCTGGTGAGGGTAAGGCCGGTCCCACGGTTCGTGTTATTGACTATGTTCTCCCAGTTTTCATACTTGATCGAAATCGGTCCTGCATAGCCGTCCAGCGAGAAAGCGAAGGCTCCGGATGCCAGGAGCACCACGCACGCGCCCACCGTAAGCACAAAAGACATTAACTTTTTCATTCCTTTCACCTCCTTTTTATTGTGACTAGACCTGCTAACTAGGATATTTTCCATTTCTATTGCCCCCTTTCGGTTTTCGTGAGCGAACTATGATGTCTCATAGTTTGCAATCCGCGTGCCAAACTTATAAGGGGTTGAAACTCTGTCCTTTTGTAAAAAAAATCGACTTTCTAACTGCCTTGATTGTTAAGTTTTCCGACAAAACGTCGGGAAACTTAACAGTTTCCCGAGCTGCAGCAAAATTATCTCACCATTCTGAACGACTTTAATGAAATCAGCCCGTCCGCTTTACTTTGCAAACAGGCCCAAACTGACTGGTGGACTGTCAGGAAAAGCGGACATCGGTTCCGGAGTCCCTGTGCTCTGCCATCGCAAACAATTAAATTTATTATGATTTCCCCTATTGGTTTTTCACTTTATCTGTTTGGTATGAAATGTGCATGATTTAAAGACTATAAAGGAATACACGATCACTTTAAAAAAGGCGGGATTGAGGAGGCATTTTAATGAAGAAACTATTTACTGCAGCCTGCATACTCGGCCTTTTGCTGTCAGCCCCGCCTGTCGAGGCAATACCCGTACTGCAGGTCGGAGCTCCTGCAGGCGCCGGGGATACAGGCACGTATGCCGACTATATACCCTCCCTTTCGAATCCTGTTGAAGAGGATACTGCGGTGACCTCGGGCAACATCATATACGCTGCCGGCGCATACAAGCAGGATGACGTCATCCGGGTCGGCGGGAGGTATAGCGGCCCTGAGGGAACCGGGAAGAACTGGTCCGACTTCGGCTTCAATGGCGCTTACTTCAATAGCGCAGGTGCAGTCCTTATGGCGACGGTTCCCGACGGCACCCTTTCGATGGGGACGCTGACCGTGAACGGGAGCAGCCCCATCTATACTTCCTCATTATACGAATACGGCTTTATTGTTCCCAGCCCTCCGTCAAATCATGCGCCGATACAGAACCAGGATTATCTCTTTTTCGATATCGGGAATTTTCTGAACAGTCTGAACGCCGTCCCGAATTTCGCAGAAGAGCCGGGCGATACAGGTTTTGTTAATGGTGAAATAAAGAAGCTCCTGATCAGCGTAACCGGTTACGAGTGGGTGCATTTCGATGTCTTCGCATTGGTCACGGAGACCGAGGAGGTCAGGGAGGTCACCGGCAGCGGCAGGAAGAGAGCGGTCAAGTATACGACCCTTGTCAGCAACACGGATATCGAGGGAAACCCCGGCTCCCATGATGCCACCTGGAAA
Encoded proteins:
- a CDS encoding FAD-binding oxidoreductase; translation: MIAEALQECKKAIGNEHVRTGPEALARYHWGDIPAEVSIAAAVLPGSTEEMQKLVNIAREYNIALYPVSTGNNWGYGAARPVTNGNIILDLVRMDRIIEVNTELAYAVIEPGVTQAKLHRYLEENKIPLMIDPTGAGPSCSILGNTLERGYGITPYGDHFMCQCGMEVVLASGKVLNTGFGHYENAKTTYLFKWGTGPYLDGIFTQSNFGIVTKIGVWLMPKPEHVEACYFAINDDQMLGGLIDGVRTLLLQGIVRGPLNLLHRNRALTLLMHYPWEEMKGMTPLSEEVASRLAKKNRVGVWNGVGALYGTRKQVQSAKSAVKEVLAGKVSELHFVSAATISLLERFQRPIGMVLGVDMSKTVGAVKASFGILNGIPNEVALSTPYWRARRSKPEHTINPARDNCGVIWLSPVIPMTHRHVAEFRELVEPIFHKYRFDCCLTLTPVNPRCFDCTAPILYDRNDPDDRSRADACYHELLGICMENGYIPYRFGIQSMAELTGRNDVFWGTVDALKKALDPQGILAPGRYSRA
- a CDS encoding PEP-CTERM sorting domain-containing protein, with the protein product MKKLMSFVLTVGACVVLLASGAFAFSLDGYAGPISIKYENWENIVNNTNRGTGLTLTSGNQSVYMGDNYGILKVTSVQGLNGQIWSENDGGQITGIFYGFDVWKNVGALPALQIDATGGRLDMYYSSSQTFSADPDNDNNPMNNLSIGVDGLPKFTNTTVGSSFFSALAVPGILFNQGDSTTTLSGTFSSTNPFTGDGKAYWSIIPGSGDFASTFDSDWLLSGLADLFSNSSFPRLGFPAEGWTTNSDDPVTAYAVPEPGTIVLLGAGLLGLAGLGYRNRKR
- a CDS encoding choice-of-anchor N protein, with amino-acid sequence MKKLFTAACILGLLLSAPPVEAIPVLQVGAPAGAGDTGTYADYIPSLSNPVEEDTAVTSGNIIYAAGAYKQDDVIRVGGRYSGPEGTGKNWSDFGFNGAYFNSAGAVLMATVPDGTLSMGTLTVNGSSPIYTSSLYEYGFIVPSPPSNHAPIQNQDYLFFDIGNFLNSLNAVPNFAEEPGDTGFVNGEIKKLLISVTGYEWVHFDVFALVTETEEVREVTGSGRKRAVKYTTLVSNTDIEGNPGSHDATWKGDGGGSSEVPEPGTIVLLGSGLLGLALFGRRKLRK